One part of the Mycolicibacterium aromaticivorans JS19b1 = JCM 16368 genome encodes these proteins:
- a CDS encoding ABC transporter family substrate-binding protein, with protein MPTGPRSLQVLAVLLSVLVTAACTVSPPPAPQSTETTNVPPPPPARPTQIIMGIDSIGAGFNPHLLSDQSPVNAAISALVLPSSFRPVPDPATPTGSRWEMDPTLLVSAQVTNQNPFTVTYKIRPEASWTDNAPIAADDFWYLWRQMVSQPGVVDPAGYDLITGVQSIEGGKTAVVTFAQPYPAWRELFNDLLPAHIVKDVPGGFPAGLARAMPVTAGQFRVDNIDPQRDEILLARNDRFWGPPAHPDQILFRRAGAPAALADSIRNGDTQVAQVHGGAAAFAQLSAIPDVRTARIVTPRVMQLTLRAGEPKLSDPAVRKAILGLLDVDLLAAVGAGSDNTVTLAQAQVRSPSDPGYVPTAPPALGKQRSLELLEQVGFQIDRTPTESPVPSPPSAGSRTETPQPGPPEITRGRVSKDGEILSLVIGVAANDPTAVAVANTAADQLRSVGIAATVLALDPPVLYGDALVNNRVDAIVGWHAAGGDLATSLASRYGCPALEATSVLTAAPTTTAAPTTTAAPTSTTASPSSTPSAGPPSAATTTTAPTSPPPAPESGALVQAPSNLTGICDRSIQPNIEAALDGSAKIDDVINLVEPRLWNMSTVLPILQDTTIVAVGPSVQNVSLSGAVPVGIVGDAGRWAKATQ; from the coding sequence GTGCCGACCGGACCGCGCAGCCTTCAAGTCCTGGCTGTGCTGCTGTCCGTGCTGGTCACGGCCGCCTGCACGGTGAGCCCGCCACCGGCTCCGCAGAGCACCGAAACGACGAACGTGCCCCCGCCGCCACCGGCCCGGCCCACCCAGATCATCATGGGCATCGACTCGATCGGCGCCGGGTTCAACCCGCACCTGCTCTCTGACCAGTCGCCGGTGAACGCCGCGATCAGTGCGCTGGTTCTGCCCAGTTCGTTTCGCCCGGTCCCGGATCCGGCGACGCCGACCGGCTCCCGCTGGGAGATGGACCCGACGCTGCTGGTCTCGGCCCAGGTGACCAACCAGAACCCGTTCACCGTCACCTACAAGATCCGTCCCGAAGCGTCGTGGACCGACAACGCCCCGATCGCCGCCGACGACTTCTGGTACTTGTGGCGCCAGATGGTCAGCCAGCCCGGCGTTGTCGACCCCGCGGGCTACGACCTGATCACCGGCGTCCAGTCGATCGAGGGTGGGAAGACCGCGGTGGTGACGTTCGCGCAGCCGTACCCGGCATGGCGGGAGCTGTTCAACGACCTGCTGCCCGCGCACATCGTCAAGGATGTGCCGGGCGGGTTCCCGGCCGGCCTGGCCCGTGCGATGCCGGTGACCGCCGGCCAGTTCCGGGTGGACAACATCGACCCCCAGCGCGACGAGATCCTGCTGGCCCGCAACGACCGATTCTGGGGACCACCGGCGCACCCCGACCAGATCCTGTTCCGCCGCGCCGGCGCGCCTGCCGCGCTGGCGGATTCGATCCGCAACGGGGACACCCAGGTGGCGCAGGTGCACGGTGGCGCCGCCGCGTTCGCCCAGCTGTCGGCCATCCCGGATGTGCGTACCGCGCGGATCGTCACTCCGCGGGTCATGCAGCTGACGTTGCGGGCGGGCGAGCCCAAACTGTCGGATCCGGCTGTGCGCAAAGCGATTCTGGGACTGCTGGACGTGGATCTGCTGGCCGCCGTCGGCGCCGGCAGCGACAACACCGTCACCCTGGCGCAGGCGCAGGTACGTTCGCCGAGTGATCCGGGCTACGTGCCCACCGCGCCGCCGGCACTGGGCAAGCAACGGTCGCTGGAACTGCTCGAGCAGGTCGGCTTCCAGATCGACCGGACCCCGACCGAGTCGCCGGTGCCGTCGCCGCCGTCGGCCGGATCACGCACCGAGACCCCGCAGCCGGGCCCGCCGGAGATCACCCGCGGGAGGGTCAGCAAGGACGGCGAGATCCTGTCGCTCGTGATCGGCGTGGCCGCCAACGACCCGACGGCGGTTGCGGTCGCCAATACCGCCGCCGACCAGTTGCGCAGTGTCGGCATCGCCGCGACGGTGCTGGCGCTCGATCCGCCGGTGCTCTATGGGGACGCGCTGGTGAACAACCGCGTCGACGCCATCGTCGGCTGGCACGCCGCGGGCGGTGACCTGGCCACATCGCTGGCCTCGCGCTACGGCTGCCCGGCCTTGGAGGCCACATCCGTTCTGACGGCGGCTCCGACCACCACGGCGGCTCCGACCACCACGGCGGCTCCGACCAGCACGACCGCAAGCCCGTCGTCGACGCCCTCGGCCGGCCCGCCGTCCGCCGCTACCACCACCACCGCGCCGACGAGCCCGCCGCCGGCCCCCGAGTCGGGTGCGCTGGTGCAGGCACCGTCGAACCTGACCGGGATCTGTGATCGCAGCATTCAGCCCAATATCGAAGCGGCTCTTGATGGTTCGGCCAAGATCGACGACGTCATCAACCTGGTCGAGCCGCGGCTGTGGAACATGTCGACTGTCTTGCCGATCCTGCAGGACACCACGATCGTCGCGGTGGGCCCGAGCGTGCAGAACGTCAGCCTCAGCGGAGCGGTGCCGGTCGGCATCGTCGGTGACGCCGGCCGATGGGCGAAAGCAACGCAGTAG
- the mshB gene encoding N-acetyl-1-D-myo-inositol-2-amino-2-deoxy-alpha-D-glucopyranoside deacetylase, whose translation MAEQETPRLLFVHAHPDDETMNNAVSIARYVQRGAEVTVVTCTLGEEGEIIDDRWRRLAVDEADQLGGYRIGELTTALQALGLSGPRFLGGAGRWRDSGMPGTPARKHTKFVDADVDEAVGLLADVIDELRPHVVATYDPGGGYGHPDHVQTHKITTAAVAAATWTVPKFYWGVICASAFRDGVNALGPDDVLADWIMPPPDVEFGFPDDRITAIVEAPEHVDAKVGAIAAHATQMLVGPTRRAFTLSNKLVLPVLAAEHYVLVEGTAGPTNERGWETDLLGGLGFGQ comes from the coding sequence GTGGCTGAGCAGGAGACCCCGCGGTTGTTGTTCGTGCACGCCCACCCGGACGACGAGACGATGAACAACGCGGTCAGCATTGCGCGCTACGTGCAACGCGGGGCGGAGGTGACCGTCGTCACCTGCACCCTCGGTGAAGAGGGCGAGATCATCGACGACCGCTGGCGACGGCTCGCCGTCGACGAAGCGGATCAGTTGGGCGGCTACCGAATCGGGGAACTGACGACGGCCCTTCAGGCGCTGGGTCTGTCCGGCCCGCGGTTCCTCGGCGGGGCGGGCAGGTGGCGCGACTCGGGCATGCCCGGTACCCCGGCGCGCAAGCACACCAAGTTCGTGGACGCCGACGTCGACGAAGCCGTCGGTCTGCTGGCCGACGTCATCGACGAACTGCGCCCGCACGTCGTCGCCACCTACGACCCCGGCGGCGGCTACGGCCACCCCGACCACGTACAGACCCACAAGATCACCACCGCCGCGGTCGCGGCCGCGACGTGGACGGTGCCGAAGTTCTACTGGGGTGTCATCTGCGCCAGCGCTTTTCGCGACGGCGTCAACGCGCTCGGGCCCGACGACGTGCTGGCCGACTGGATCATGCCGCCCCCCGATGTGGAGTTCGGTTTCCCCGACGACAGGATCACCGCGATCGTCGAGGCGCCCGAGCATGTCGACGCCAAGGTCGGCGCGATCGCCGCACACGCCACCCAGATGCTGGTCGGTCCGACCAGGCGGGCGTTCACGCTGTCCAACAAGCTCGTGCTGCCGGTACTGGCCGCCGAACACTATGTGCTCGTCGAGGGCACGGCGGGTCCGACCAATGAGCGTGGTTGGGAGACCGACCTTCTCGGCGGGCTCGGCTTCGGGCAATAG
- a CDS encoding MspA family porin, whose translation MKYMGRVLVAMIAAVAALFVGTGTSHAGLDNELSLVDGGGRTMTVQQWDTFLNGVFPLDRNRLTREWFHSGKAVYSVVGPGADQFAGTLELGYQVGFPWSLGVGINFSYTTPNILIDDASISPTNFNPLGSVITPNLFPGVSISADLGNGPGIQEVATFSVDVTGPNGSVAVANAHGTVTGAAGGVLLRPFARLISKAGDSVTTYGEPWNMN comes from the coding sequence ATGAAATACATGGGTCGAGTGCTGGTGGCGATGATCGCTGCCGTCGCGGCGTTGTTCGTCGGGACGGGCACCTCGCACGCAGGTTTGGATAATGAGCTGAGTCTGGTCGACGGCGGTGGCCGGACGATGACGGTGCAGCAGTGGGACACCTTCCTCAACGGTGTGTTCCCGTTGGACCGCAACCGGCTGACCCGGGAGTGGTTCCACTCCGGCAAGGCTGTCTACAGCGTGGTCGGCCCGGGTGCCGACCAGTTCGCGGGCACCTTGGAGCTGGGCTATCAGGTGGGCTTCCCGTGGTCGCTGGGTGTGGGCATCAACTTCAGCTACACCACACCCAACATCCTGATCGACGACGCGAGCATCTCGCCGACGAACTTCAACCCGCTGGGTTCGGTGATCACCCCGAACCTGTTCCCGGGTGTGTCGATCTCCGCCGACCTGGGCAACGGCCCCGGTATCCAGGAAGTCGCCACGTTCTCCGTCGACGTCACAGGCCCCAACGGCTCGGTCGCGGTGGCCAACGCCCACGGCACCGTCACCGGTGCTGCCGGCGGCGTGCTTCTGCGCCCCTTCGCCCGCCTGATCTCCAAGGCCGGCGACAGCGTCACCACCTACGGCGAACCCTGGAACATGAACTGA
- the dapC gene encoding succinyldiaminopimelate transaminase yields the protein MSDSPAPPRYARHPRSAVLPVFPWDTLAEVTATARAHPGGIVDLSVGTPVDPVAPVIREALAAASSAPGYPTTAGTPALRASAVAALHRRYGITGLPEHAVLPVIGTKELIAWLPTLLGLGADDLVVVPELAYPTYDVAARLAYARVIPADSVTQLGPESPAVLFINSPSNPTGKVLGRDHLRKVVEWARERGTLVVSDECYLGLAWEEEPTSVLHPSVSDGDHTGLLAVHSLSKSSSLAGYRAGFVAGDPYVVAELLAVRKHAGMMVPGPVQAAMVVALDDDAHEIEQRQRYARRRDVMLAAMRSAGFTVDHSEAGLYLWATRGEPCRTTLAWLAERGILVAPGEFYGARGSQHVRVALTATDERIAAAAERLA from the coding sequence ATGTCTGATTCGCCTGCTCCTCCTCGCTACGCTCGGCATCCTCGCTCGGCGGTGCTGCCGGTTTTCCCGTGGGACACCCTTGCTGAGGTGACGGCCACCGCGCGGGCTCACCCGGGTGGCATCGTCGACCTTTCGGTGGGCACACCCGTCGATCCGGTGGCGCCGGTGATCCGGGAGGCATTGGCTGCGGCGAGTTCGGCGCCGGGATATCCGACGACGGCGGGAACGCCCGCGCTGCGGGCCTCCGCGGTGGCCGCGCTGCACCGGCGCTACGGCATCACCGGCCTGCCGGAGCACGCCGTCCTCCCGGTGATCGGCACCAAGGAACTGATCGCGTGGCTGCCGACTCTGCTGGGTCTGGGCGCCGACGATCTGGTGGTCGTTCCGGAGCTGGCCTATCCGACGTATGACGTGGCGGCGCGGCTGGCGTACGCCCGGGTGATCCCGGCGGACTCGGTGACCCAGCTCGGACCCGAGTCGCCCGCGGTGCTGTTCATCAACTCGCCGAGCAACCCGACCGGCAAGGTCCTGGGCCGCGACCACCTGCGCAAGGTCGTCGAATGGGCCCGCGAACGCGGCACGCTCGTGGTGTCCGACGAGTGCTATCTGGGCCTGGCATGGGAGGAGGAGCCGACGTCAGTTCTGCACCCGTCGGTCAGCGACGGCGACCACACCGGGCTGCTGGCGGTGCACTCGCTGTCGAAGAGCTCGTCGCTGGCGGGGTATCGCGCCGGGTTCGTCGCCGGCGACCCCTATGTGGTCGCCGAGCTGCTCGCGGTGCGCAAGCATGCCGGGATGATGGTTCCGGGGCCGGTTCAGGCGGCCATGGTGGTCGCGCTCGACGACGATGCCCATGAAATAGAGCAGCGGCAACGCTATGCGCGCCGCCGCGATGTCATGCTGGCCGCGATGCGGTCGGCGGGTTTCACCGTCGACCACTCCGAGGCCGGTCTGTATCTCTGGGCCACCCGCGGTGAGCCGTGCCGGACGACGCTGGCGTGGCTGGCCGAGCGTGGCATCCTCGTCGCCCCCGGGGAGTTCTACGGGGCTCGTGGTTCACAGCACGTTCGGGTGGCTCTGACCGCGACGGACGAACGGATCGCCGCCGCGGCGGAGCGGCTGGCCTGA
- a CDS encoding bifunctional FO biosynthesis protein CofGH, producing MALNSQPSSPLPTPVVPQRTDAPSPAALRRVLRRARDGVALNVDEAAIAMTARGDDLADLCASAARVRDAGLDSAGRRGPGGRLPVTYSRKVFIPVTHLCRDTCHYCTFVTVPGKLRAEGKGMFMEPDEILDVARRGAELGCKEALFTLGDRPEARWDEAKQWLDERGYDSTLDYVRAMAIRVLEETGLLPHLNPGVMSWTELSRLKPVAPSMGMMLETTSRRLFETKGLAHYGSPDKDPAVRLRTLDDAGRLSIPFTTGLLVGIGETLTERAETMHAIRRSHKEFGHVQEVIVQNFRAKDHTAMAAVPDAGIEDFLATIAVSRLVLGPKMRIQAPPNLVSREECLALVGAGVDDWGGVSPLTPDHVNPERPWPALDELADVTAAAGYELVERLTAQPSYVQAGAAWIDPRVRGHVDALADPDTGWALDTNPVGRPWQEPDEASESLGRTDLHSAIDTEGRLTETRSDLGSAFGDWESIREKVSELAARAPERIDTDVLAALRSAERDPGGCSDDEYLALATADGPAMDAVAALADSLRRDAVGDDVTFVVNRNINFTNICYTGCRFCAFAQRKGDADAYSLSTSEVADRAWEAHVAGATEVCMQGGIDPELPVTGYADLVRAVKARVPSMHVHAFSPMEIANGVTRSGLSVREWLTSLREAGLGSIPGTAAEILDDEVRWVLTKGKLPTSEWIDVVTTAHEVGLRSSSTMMYGHVDTPKHWVGHLNVLRGIQDRTGGFTEFVPLPFVHQSSPLYLAGGARPGPTHRDNRAVHALARIMLHGRISHIQTSWVKLGVERTQVMLQGGANDLGGTLMEETISRMAGSENGSAKSAEELMAIAAGIGRPARQRTTTYTDLAA from the coding sequence GTGGCCCTGAACTCGCAGCCAAGTAGCCCGTTGCCCACACCGGTGGTTCCGCAGCGGACTGATGCTCCGTCGCCCGCTGCGCTCAGACGCGTCCTGCGTCGCGCGCGGGACGGTGTCGCCCTCAACGTCGACGAGGCGGCGATCGCCATGACCGCCCGCGGTGACGACCTCGCCGACTTGTGCGCAAGCGCGGCCCGGGTTCGTGACGCCGGCCTGGATTCCGCAGGCCGCCGGGGCCCGGGTGGGCGCCTACCGGTCACCTATTCGCGCAAGGTGTTCATCCCGGTGACCCATCTGTGCCGCGACACCTGCCATTACTGCACCTTCGTGACGGTGCCGGGCAAGCTGCGTGCCGAGGGCAAGGGCATGTTCATGGAGCCCGACGAGATTCTCGACGTGGCCCGTCGAGGCGCGGAATTGGGTTGCAAGGAAGCTCTTTTCACTCTCGGTGACCGTCCTGAGGCCCGTTGGGACGAGGCTAAGCAGTGGTTGGACGAGCGCGGCTACGACTCCACCCTCGATTACGTGCGCGCTATGGCGATCCGGGTGCTCGAAGAGACCGGCCTGCTGCCGCACCTGAACCCCGGGGTGATGAGCTGGACCGAGCTGTCGCGGCTCAAGCCGGTCGCGCCCTCGATGGGCATGATGCTCGAGACCACGTCGCGGCGGTTGTTCGAGACCAAGGGGTTGGCGCATTACGGCAGCCCGGACAAAGATCCCGCAGTGCGGCTGCGCACGCTGGACGACGCCGGCCGGCTGTCGATCCCGTTCACCACCGGGCTTCTCGTCGGTATCGGTGAGACGCTGACCGAGCGCGCCGAGACCATGCACGCGATCCGGCGTTCGCACAAGGAGTTCGGGCACGTTCAGGAAGTGATCGTGCAGAACTTCCGGGCCAAGGACCACACCGCGATGGCGGCGGTACCCGATGCGGGCATCGAGGACTTCCTGGCCACCATCGCCGTCAGTCGCCTGGTGCTCGGCCCGAAGATGCGCATTCAGGCGCCGCCGAATCTGGTGTCGCGGGAGGAATGCCTGGCGCTGGTCGGGGCCGGTGTCGACGACTGGGGTGGGGTGTCGCCGCTGACGCCCGATCACGTCAACCCGGAGCGGCCGTGGCCCGCTCTGGACGAGCTGGCGGACGTGACTGCCGCGGCGGGTTATGAACTGGTGGAACGCCTTACGGCGCAGCCGTCGTACGTGCAGGCGGGTGCGGCGTGGATCGATCCGCGGGTGCGCGGACATGTGGATGCGCTTGCCGATCCGGACACCGGATGGGCGCTGGACACCAACCCGGTGGGCCGGCCCTGGCAAGAGCCCGACGAGGCGTCGGAGTCCTTGGGTCGCACCGATCTTCACTCGGCCATCGACACCGAGGGGCGGCTGACCGAGACCCGCAGCGATCTCGGTAGCGCGTTCGGGGACTGGGAGTCCATCCGGGAGAAGGTCTCCGAGTTGGCGGCCCGCGCGCCCGAGCGCATCGACACCGATGTGCTGGCGGCGCTGCGTTCGGCCGAGCGCGACCCGGGCGGCTGCAGCGACGACGAATACCTGGCTTTGGCCACCGCCGACGGTCCGGCGATGGATGCGGTTGCCGCCCTTGCTGATTCGCTTCGCCGCGACGCGGTGGGTGATGACGTGACGTTCGTGGTGAACCGGAACATCAACTTCACCAACATCTGCTACACCGGCTGCCGGTTCTGCGCGTTCGCTCAGCGCAAGGGCGACGCCGACGCGTACTCGCTGTCCACCTCTGAGGTCGCCGACCGGGCCTGGGAAGCGCACGTCGCCGGAGCCACCGAGGTCTGCATGCAGGGCGGGATCGACCCCGAACTGCCGGTCACCGGCTACGCCGATCTGGTCCGGGCGGTCAAGGCGCGGGTGCCGTCGATGCACGTCCATGCGTTCTCGCCGATGGAGATCGCCAACGGGGTGACCCGCAGCGGCCTCTCGGTGCGCGAATGGCTGACCTCGCTGCGTGAGGCCGGGCTCGGGTCCATTCCCGGCACCGCCGCGGAGATCCTCGACGACGAGGTGCGCTGGGTGCTGACCAAAGGCAAGCTGCCCACCTCGGAGTGGATCGACGTGGTGACCACCGCGCACGAGGTGGGGCTGCGCTCGAGCTCGACGATGATGTACGGCCACGTCGACACCCCCAAGCACTGGGTGGGACACCTCAACGTGCTGCGGGGCATCCAGGACCGCACCGGTGGGTTCACCGAGTTCGTTCCGCTGCCGTTCGTGCACCAGTCATCGCCGCTGTACCTGGCGGGCGGTGCTCGCCCGGGGCCGACGCACCGGGACAACCGCGCGGTGCATGCCCTGGCGCGGATCATGCTGCACGGCCGGATCTCTCACATCCAGACGTCGTGGGTCAAGCTCGGGGTCGAGCGCACGCAGGTGATGCTGCAGGGTGGCGCCAACGACCTGGGCGGCACGCTGATGGAGGAGACCATCTCGCGGATGGCGGGCTCGGAGAACGGCTCGGCGAAGTCGGCGGAAGAGTTGATGGCCATCGCCGCCGGTATCGGTCGTCCGGCGCGTCAGCGCACGACGACCTACACCGACCTTGCGGCCTGA
- a CDS encoding class I SAM-dependent methyltransferase, with amino-acid sequence MENVPLSSTADPSLQSAMTRRLLRRSVATGEISLPAVPGLLEAYVTMCATLFAALGSEFSAEQIDELRAILHEQLTEAFGASPRSEIVISYAAPVGTVLNYHVKSRWWTVEGAYENWIATREPPLFGSEPDARVLALAGEAADPRLCPILDLGAGTGRNALALARRGHEVDAVEMTASFAESIRAAAQGESLPVRVLERDIFATLEDLRRDYRLILLSEVVSDFRSTDQLRGVFELASHCLAPGGRLVFNAFVAHRDYTPDDGALQLGQQCYTTIFTQPQMAAALAGSALALVSDVSVYDYEKNHLPAGTWPPTSWYGEWVSGQDVFDVPRDQRPIEMRWLVYEKSSTPSD; translated from the coding sequence GTGGAGAACGTGCCGCTGTCGTCGACCGCCGATCCCTCGCTCCAGAGCGCCATGACACGTCGGCTGCTCCGGCGTTCGGTCGCCACCGGTGAGATCAGCCTGCCGGCCGTGCCCGGCCTGCTCGAGGCGTACGTGACCATGTGCGCCACCCTGTTCGCAGCGTTGGGCAGCGAGTTCAGCGCCGAGCAGATCGACGAACTGCGCGCCATCCTGCACGAACAGCTGACCGAGGCGTTCGGCGCGTCACCGCGCTCGGAGATCGTCATCTCGTATGCGGCCCCGGTCGGAACGGTGCTGAACTACCACGTCAAGAGCCGCTGGTGGACGGTCGAAGGTGCATACGAGAACTGGATCGCCACCCGCGAACCCCCGTTGTTCGGATCAGAACCCGACGCGCGGGTGTTGGCGCTGGCCGGCGAAGCCGCCGATCCCCGTTTGTGTCCGATCCTGGATCTGGGTGCCGGCACCGGACGCAACGCGCTGGCGCTGGCGCGGCGCGGCCATGAGGTCGACGCCGTCGAGATGACGGCGTCGTTCGCCGAGAGCATCCGGGCGGCCGCGCAGGGCGAGTCGCTGCCGGTCCGCGTGTTGGAGCGCGACATCTTCGCAACGCTGGAGGATCTGCGCCGCGACTACCGCCTGATTTTGCTGTCGGAGGTGGTGTCGGATTTCCGGTCGACGGACCAGCTGCGCGGGGTCTTCGAGTTGGCCTCCCATTGCCTGGCCCCGGGCGGTCGCCTGGTGTTCAACGCTTTCGTCGCACACCGCGACTACACCCCGGATGACGGGGCACTCCAGCTGGGCCAGCAGTGTTATACGACGATCTTCACCCAACCTCAGATGGCAGCGGCCCTGGCCGGGTCTGCTCTGGCACTGGTGTCGGACGTGTCGGTCTACGACTACGAGAAAAACCATCTGCCGGCCGGGACGTGGCCGCCGACCAGCTGGTACGGCGAATGGGTCAGCGGGCAGGACGTGTTCGACGTTCCCCGCGATCAACGCCCGATCGAGATGCGGTGGTTGGTCTACGAAAAATCGAGCACACCGTCGGACTGA
- the fdxA gene encoding ferredoxin, translating into MTYTIAEPCVDIKDKACIEECPVDCIYEGARMLYIHPDECVDCGACEPVCPVEAIYYEDDVPDQWASYTQINADFFAELGSPGGASKVGQTDNDPQVVKDLPPKEEA; encoded by the coding sequence GTGACGTACACGATCGCCGAGCCCTGCGTCGACATCAAGGACAAGGCATGTATCGAAGAGTGCCCGGTCGACTGCATTTATGAGGGTGCGCGCATGCTGTACATCCACCCCGACGAGTGCGTCGACTGCGGCGCGTGCGAGCCGGTCTGCCCCGTCGAGGCGATCTACTACGAGGACGACGTCCCGGATCAGTGGGCCTCCTACACCCAGATCAACGCCGACTTCTTCGCCGAGCTGGGTTCGCCGGGCGGTGCCTCCAAGGTCGGCCAGACCGACAACGACCCGCAGGTGGTCAAGGACCTGCCTCCGAAGGAAGAGGCCTGA
- a CDS encoding chloride channel protein: protein MNRRHLEFGCAVAAIGLLAGLAGAATTVLLHAVEHLTFNYSFGTLLDGVTGSSPVRRAVGPTIGGALAGLGWWLLRRRTRVPSLSDAIDSPGPLPRLALTLDALLQVVLVGAGASLGREGAPRQFAAVLGDLGTSRWALTESDRRILLGCAAGAGLAAVYSVPMGGALFAIQIVLRTWSLRTVGTAMITSSIAVAVAAPVTHLEVPLHWPNPELSYLLTGFAVLLSPLALAVGRGFNRLMQYAKAHRVGDSWLLIPAITAAGLLVGVLSHWWPELPGNGKSVLTVSVGSGLTLASAGALLLLKPLVTALFLRAGAVGGMLTPALATGAAMGSLVAVAINTWTPLTVSVPAVSLACAAGVLAVTQGAPTWAALFVWELAHPPWWLLIVFAAAAYAANALNGLLERRREIQVNEQTDH from the coding sequence GTGAACCGGCGCCACCTGGAGTTCGGCTGCGCGGTCGCCGCGATCGGGCTGCTGGCGGGGCTCGCCGGCGCCGCGACCACTGTGCTGCTGCACGCGGTCGAGCACCTCACGTTCAACTACAGCTTCGGGACCCTGCTGGACGGGGTGACGGGGTCGAGTCCGGTGCGCCGCGCGGTCGGCCCCACGATCGGCGGCGCGCTGGCCGGCCTCGGCTGGTGGCTGCTGCGGCGACGGACCCGGGTGCCGTCGCTGTCGGACGCCATCGATTCTCCCGGACCGTTGCCGCGGCTCGCGTTGACGCTCGACGCCTTGCTGCAGGTGGTGTTGGTGGGCGCCGGCGCGTCGCTCGGCCGGGAGGGCGCGCCCCGCCAATTCGCCGCGGTGCTCGGCGATCTCGGCACCTCGAGGTGGGCGCTCACCGAGAGCGATCGCAGGATCCTGCTCGGCTGCGCCGCCGGCGCCGGCTTGGCGGCGGTGTACAGCGTGCCGATGGGCGGCGCCCTGTTCGCCATCCAGATCGTGCTGCGCACCTGGAGCCTGCGCACTGTCGGGACGGCGATGATCACCTCCAGCATCGCGGTGGCGGTGGCCGCGCCGGTCACCCACCTGGAGGTGCCGCTGCACTGGCCCAATCCCGAGCTGTCGTATCTGCTGACCGGATTCGCTGTCCTGCTCTCGCCGCTGGCGCTCGCGGTGGGCCGGGGCTTCAACCGGCTGATGCAGTACGCCAAAGCTCACCGGGTCGGCGACTCCTGGCTGCTGATCCCCGCCATCACGGCCGCCGGGCTGCTGGTGGGTGTGCTGTCGCACTGGTGGCCCGAACTGCCCGGCAACGGCAAGAGCGTGCTGACCGTGAGCGTCGGCTCCGGGCTGACGCTGGCGTCGGCCGGGGCGCTGCTGTTGCTCAAGCCGCTGGTGACCGCACTGTTCCTGCGGGCGGGCGCAGTCGGCGGCATGCTGACTCCCGCACTGGCCACCGGCGCGGCGATGGGGTCGCTGGTGGCCGTGGCGATCAACACCTGGACACCGCTGACTGTCAGCGTCCCGGCGGTGTCACTGGCCTGCGCGGCGGGCGTACTGGCCGTCACTCAGGGTGCTCCCACCTGGGCCGCGCTGTTCGTCTGGGAGCTGGCCCATCCCCCCTGGTGGCTGCTGATCGTCTTCGCGGCCGCCGCGTATGCCGCCAATGCGCTCAACGGTCTGCTCGAGCGGCGCCGCGAAATTCAGGTGAACGAGCAAACCGATCACTGA